From the Odocoileus virginianus isolate 20LAN1187 ecotype Illinois chromosome 20, Ovbor_1.2, whole genome shotgun sequence genome, the window ACTTTATAAACAGGACACATTATTCCTTAATCTTATTATACATTTCCAATACAATTAAGACTGGTGAcataggaaactttaaaaaaatcatactgtGTTGACTATGGGCTTTCCTCTCCATAACACTATTTCATTCCTCAActtcttccattttctctacaAAATCACCCTGCTGCGACAGTCATGTGGTTCCCCTTCCTGTCAACACTGCCTCCAGGATCAAAACTCCTGATACACTCAGCTGAGCAGTATCATCAGGAATAAAGCCACTGCTCTGCTTGAATTCAGGTAGGAACAGTATAAAGCAGCAGTGTTTCTTAAAAACTCAAGCCTACTACAAGTTATTTATCACCTTCTAGCCAAACAACTGGTGTGGGCTTAACATGGtctgttttcctcttctgtttcttttactggCCAGTAGCTCGAAAGATGGGAGTAACTGAGTTGTACAATCCTGCCAGATTTCCTATGGTAACGACTGTGAATGGACAATGTAGGGTCCGACTGAAGAATTCAAATCTCATGCAAAACTCTAACTACTGAAAGCCTCATCACATCAGGCAACTCTGtcattttccatatttaaaaactCTAACACTAAAGTGGCAGTGGTCACTCTAAGTTACTGTGGCATCTGGCCTCAGGGACTCAGATATAAGATTGTGGTTCAGTTCTGAGTTTTGGCGACACAGTAGTGCCAGATATTACGAATacacaattttaaatgtttttaaccaCTTGAAAAGTATCACCAACACACTATTTGGTGTTCACTCAATGGTTCACTCTGAGAATCAAAGAACCTTAACTATAAATGCCTTACTTCACAAAATCTAATTATAACCAAGAATTTACTTTATGTCTAATAGAAAAATCACGCAGCAACTTCTATCAAATAGCAACTACTACAAAgggaatgacagaaaaaaaaataacctcacGAAAATACACTAGAAAGTTGGACGACTGTATGCAGGAACTGCCGAAGTTTTAGTGTTTAATAGCACAACTGACCAAGGTCCAAGATGTGAAGTCACCATGTTTAGGAAacatggggggcaggggagggaagtcACTCCATAAACTAACTCTATAGTATGTGGTAAGAAGAATGCACACTTTATAATATAAAACCTGTCTACACATAGTAGTTAGTTGAAAAAGCCATCTGTCTCCTCTTGGCTTGTAAAAAGGTGTTTCAGATTCCAGCGAAGACAAGCAACCTGTTGAAAAAGGAAAAGCCATCAATGTGCTATTCATTCTATAaggacaaacaaaaataatacatagaatTAGTAACAAAAAATCCTTTCAGAATCCTCATTTGAACTAAATGTATTTTGTCTGCATAAAATCCTAGCAAAACTACAATAAAACCTTTATTAAAAAGTCTATTGTGACTGTTTCCTACTCCCACTCCCTTTCTTGCATTATGCTTGTCACTTGAAATTCTTCAATCCCGCAGTTCTTGAGAGGGTGTTCTCATTCACTTGATGGGGTTTTTGACAGCTGGATGACATGAGACCTGGAGAAGCTCCTAAGACAGGAAGGACATTGCCCAAGTCTACAAAGAATCAAGGTGACAACCACAAAAACAACTTTGTGATTTACTCACATAGTGCATCAACCCTATCCACTATTAAGATAACagtaaatttaagattttttaccTCTCaaacctttattttcttgggcttcaaagcAACCTTTATTTTATAGTTACCTATAACTTGGTCCAGCCAGGATatgctcagaaaataaaaaaaagaatttggtgtCTTTTCCTGTATATTCTGCTTGGTACTCTAGTTACCTAAACATTCACAGTAAACTTCATTTTTTACAGGAAATTAAAAtgctaaagggcttcccaggaggctcagcagTATCTTAgcagaatctgcctacaatgcaggaatccctggctcaggaagctcccctggagaaggaaatggcaactcactccagtattcttaggtgggaaatcccatggacagagaagcctggtgggctacagtccaagcggttgcaaaagagtcggacacaactcagcaactgacaacaataacaaaatgctAAAAGTGCAAAGAGAGTTTAAAAATGACTTCTGGGTTGTAATGAGGTAAATGCCACACTCTAGAAAAGGCTTACCATGAAGGAATCCACTATGGTGAGACGAAAGCAGTCATCTATGTGTCTAGCTATCTTGCTTTAACTGCTATTTTTGATTATTAGTCTCTCCCATGGAAATTCAAATCAACTCTAGGATGAAGGGTTAACATCGCATAGTTAAGGTCATCTAAATCATACATAATCAGTTATTGTCCTGGCACTTACCTCGTGCAGGGGTTGTTCCTGCAAGAGAATCCCTAGAACTTATGGCATTTACGACGGTGGCCAAGTGGGTGTTCTCTTAAACAAAAAATCCCCAAAAAGCCACTGGAAGATCTGCCAGTGATTCGAATTTTCAGGCCAACAAAATAcacttttttgttttggctgtactGGTATAAACTCAGTGTTATCTAATATTACTCAATGGTAATCTAGGTTTCACtgataaaaacaggaaaaatatactCCTCATAAGGAATTAGTTTGGCATGAAAAATTCAGAGCCTGGAGTTCCCAGGGGCAACAACAAAGGGATGCTTGCTGGTTCGTGGCTGGGGACGGAAGGAGAGGAAACCCACCTACATCAGAGTCACAGGGACCTGTACCAGGGTCCTGCTCCTCCCTCCGCTCACCTTCAGCTCTTCTGTGTGGCCGGGATCTTGTTCTCACCGTCCAGCTCTTCCACCCCGGCCTGCGTCATGAGGTCTGCTATGTTCTTCTCCAGGTCATCAATGCGACTGCTCATATCATCAAGTGGGGAAGTTAAAGACAAGGCACCAGAGTTTCCACTTCCTACCCTTCTCCCCCAGGTCCCTGCAGACTAGCGCCTTCAACACAGCGGCCTAATCAAAGTGCTTTCCTAATTTCCTTTGGACAGTGTCAGAATCTGGCTTAGAGCACATCCAAGCCCTGCCGTTATTCTTGTGAAAGGACCTGGGCAAgttctttcacttttctaagaTTCTCGACTCTTTATCTGCTACAACCTGTTCGTCAGGTGACGGTGAGGATCACGGGAGATCTACACATGAAATGCTTAGCTCACAGTCAACCACTCTAGACAATATTATGATAGACTGAAAGTTCCTCGCTGCCAGGGATCTAGCTCAGCTGTATCCCTAGATCTCTGCACAGTACTTCTCAGGAAGTGCGCACCTAAGCTCACTAagacaaacaaacacacaaaaaatctgaTAAATGACAAGTGGAAGTTGACCTGCAAACTACCCATTTATCGCCACTACTATCTGGAAAAATGGAATCCAATGACCCATTAGAGACTGACTACAAATAAAGGATATTTCTTCCAATGATCTGGTCGGACATGGTCTGAAATTTATCTTGCATCTGTTGCAGGAGTGTCTGCACCTGTGAAACGACAAAACACAACACCCCACGCTTACCCCAGAGACGCCGTCACGGGATCAGGGTAGAACTCTGGTCCCTTGGGGAGACCAAGAACCCCGGGTTCAGCCCCAATGCTCCGCAGCTCCGTGGCCTTCAATTTCCCTGTCTGGCTTTCAGTTTCCCCAACTGGTGAGTAAGacttggggcgggggtggggtgggagggatggtGACGCCCCCTCCCTTCTGGACCCGCTGCCTTGGTGGGTTTGGGGTGCAGCGCGCGGGGCGGAGGGTTGGGGATGGGAGCTGCGGGGTCCGGGGGTCACCGAGAGTGAatggggcggggccgggggacCCGGGCGCGTCAGCAGGTGAGGGGCCTACAGACAGCGACCGGGGGCACTCAAGGTAGGGGAGCCGCGGCCGCAAAGCCTTCAGAAACGGGGCCTCCAGAGACCCGCCCCGCGCGGCCGCGGAGAGGGCGCTTCGGTCCGTGGGCCTCGCCGGAGTCGCCCAGGGTTGCAGCGGCCTCAGGCGCGTCTCATACAGCCGCCCCTTACCACTGAGGTGAGATCCTGCACGGTCTTCGGGTCAGTCTCGGCCATCTCCCCGGTGCCCAGCTTGGCGGTGCTGCCTCAGACCTTCACCTATACTTCCGTTTGTTCGCGCAGACGCCCCAGCGGCTACTTCTCGCGACGACCGAGGCCAGTTTCACGGGACCACTGGGCATTCTGGGAGTCGTAGTTCGCGTCACGCGCCGGAAGGGCCTGTCGCTGTGCGCTTCCGTTCGGAGGCGAGGCCCCGCCCAGCACTTCCCCGCCCCTTCCCATAAGCCACGCCCACCCACCGCCCCCGCCACGCCCACCCCACCGTCCCCACCACTCCCGCTCCTGGCCCCGCCCCGGGAGGAAAAAGGTGAAACGAACGTGCTGTGAAGCTAAAGTTTGGAAAAGTGCCCCTGGCTTCTTCCTAGGCCGTCGTTAAAGGTTGCGGTGGCTTTCTTTGAGCTCCAGAGAGGTGCCGAGCCTAGACCTGTGTCGCCGCCTGTCCTCCAACAAAACCCCACAAACCCCGAGAAGGGAGAAGGGGTCAGGTGCCTTGGAGGTAATACTGAGGTCCCAGGGATGAGGGGCGCGCCCACCACTCCCCGGTGCCCAGCTGACGTCCTGGTTACGCCCTTGACACActgtttttccttctccccacGAGGGTCGAGTGGAGATGCCGGGCTGGTGGGGCAGGTTGATTTTCACTTTTAAGTGGAACATACATTCTGGATTAGTTCAAAAATCCTAGACGATGTTTTACGAAGTTCTCACACTCGTGTGACCACCCCCAAGTCAGAGACATGATCGGTTAGCTGGAGCCCCTCAGCCCTTTTCTTATCACCTCACTAACATGATTTAGCACTTGGATCTGGAGTTTCGTTTGGTGTGTGTTTCTGGCAGGAGACTTTGAGACCTTTCTATCGCGactgaaaatttcaaaacagccagaaaatttgatgctttttcagtggtggctttttttcttttgcacttaGGCAGAAAGACGACCTACTTTCTCTGTGTGGAGGTCAACATCTTTTAAACAGCTGCTTTATGCAAAAGTTCCACGAGTTTATCATCATGGCTGACTGATACACTTACCTTGCGGGGTTGACacaccaaactgaactgaatattgttcTCTTAACAAAACTACTGTATTCAGTGTGAGGCACTAGCAGTTAACCTTTAAAACTTTGGTCTGAACAACGCTCGTTTCTGTTTAAGTGTCTTATCTcctctgtgcatttttttttaaaactatttcttaATTAACGGGGTGACTGAGGTaattctcctttcccctttcGAGATGGTTTGGGTTTATTTTCACGCTTGCGCTTTGCTTCAGGCCGGGCCTTGTTTCTGGATCCTCAGTTCCCCGACTTGCACTAAGCAGGACTGATACTTCCGTGTCTACAACTGCAGTGAGGTGTCGTGTTGGTGAGCAGGGGAGGAGTGATCACCGCAGGGCGGGCCTTCGCGAGGAGCTGTCATTGCTTCTTTCCTTCCCGACTTGGCACCCACATAGGCTGTTAGGACCTAAGTCTGCTCTGAGCTGTGTGCACTGGGGTCTCCAGGTCACCGAGTACAAGTGAGTCTCAGGTCCCTTCTGACGATGCCCCGCAGCAGCTTCAGGCTGTAGTGCCCCGGCCTTCTGGTGGCCCGGGCTGCGCTGGCTCCAGCCTTTAGTGGACGTTCCAAACCTTTCCAGTCTCTCTAGACCCCGAGCGTCATCCCCTGGTTCTCAGAGGGTGACTAACTATTCTACTTTGCAGTGAAAACAGACTATTGTCAGAACCTCCCTGCTCACCTACACACGTCCCTCCATCCGCACCCGTATCACTTCAGCCCTTTCTCCCTCAGAGGCGGAAGTGACCTCGATGGGTTTGGGGGTAAGTATGTGCCTGTgaagtcagggaagcctggcatgctgaggtccatggggtctcaaagagttggacatgaccgagcgactgaactgagctgatgaaGTCATTGTCCCCATCAGAACCAGAAATATCTGTCACTCCCCCAAAGTTTCCTTGATACACTAACATatactattaataaatattaaatatatgtactaTAACATAGGTAatgcattttatataattaaataaaatatactttataatgTGTTACAAAGTagtaatattgttttttaaatgtgtggtAAAGAACACTAAATGTAATGAATACCCTGTGgtaaattttaagtatacagtatTGTGGCTATGAGCACTATTCTCTAGTGGATCTCCAGAGCTTGTTTATCCTgtttaactgaaactttgtacctttCGACCAacatctctccttttcctcctcctccagcccctggcaaccaccattctgctctctgcttctgtgaattGAACTATTTTACATCCCACATACAAGTGAGGTCAAATATGATTTGTCTTTCCGCgtctggcttattttgcttaAGAAAAggtcctccaggtccatccatggtgtcacaaatggcagggtttccttctttttaaaggctgcatGATATTGCATTGTGCATATactccacattttctttattcactcatccatcAGCGGACAGTCAGGTTGTCTGCACacctttgtttttgttcagtctctaaatcatgtctgactctttgtgaccccatggactgcagcgagCCAAGCTTccaggtccatcaccaactcctggagtttgcttaaactcatgtccatcaagtgatgccatccaaccctctcatcctctgccacccccttctcctcctgccctcaatctttcccagcatcagggtcttttggcTCCACCCCTTGGCTGTAGTAAATAACGCTTCAGTGAAACTGAGAGTGCAGACATCTCTTCCAGATCCTGATTTTAAttcctttgaataaatatttagtaGTAGGAccgctggatcatgtggtagttctatttttaatttttttgaggagcctTCATATTGTTTGTGAGCAGGACTCATGGTGGAGACTGGCCAGGTAGCAGGATCTGTGGCTAGTTGTTGAGATTCCTCAGTGCTGTAAGCCCTGGGCCACTTCCTCTCAGCTTCTAGCTGGCTCAGACTATATTCAGTTGTGCAGACTGCCTCTGTGTTCTTGGCAGAACAGACAGAGTGGCCTTTTGGGCAACGTCCTGCAAAGGTGGGCGGGAGCAGAGACTCATTTTGCTTTCCCAAAGGAGAAACTGTGGACCAAGGAGTCTCTTGGCTCTGAGCTGGGCTGCCTTGGAGGACGGGTGATGCGGTAAAGTGAAACTGTTCTTCTTGCCCTTTTTCAGATTCCTCTGAGAAAGGCAtctttttcgttttttttttttttttttgctccactGAGGTGCTGGAACATCTCAGGTGTACTCCTGGGCTTCCATAAAGGTGTTCTGATCTGTGAGTGGTTGTTAAATTGATGTTTCTGGGGGAGGGCATGTGGACTGGagcctctctttctgccattttgctttgtatttatttCGATCATCACTTGAATATATCCCGAGTGATGCTGGTTTTTTATTCATAGTAGGcacaattttcatttaaaatatattgacttAAGTAAAGATCACAAATTTAAAGGTATACAGTTCCATGCTATGGCTGTAACTGACAGCATGAGTGGCATCTCAGTGTGGTCCTGTtaggggaggtgggagatggaTGTCCTTAAACCGTGAGGATGCTCCCGTAGGATGACAGTTTTAGAAAATTCTGCCCTAAGAGAAGGCAGGGAAGCAGAGATAAAGAGGTAGTGCTTGCTTTAAGTAGTTTGTCATTACACACTTTGGGAAATGCTGCTGAATCAGAGGAACACATCTCTTCTCCTTGGGGATAAATCACAACCAGGACGGTTGGGGACTTCTGCAGGTGCTGGATACCCATTTTGTATGGAACAAGCCTTCAGTAATCCTGAGCAGAGAAGATGCTGCCTTGCTGGTGTgaggaagggcagggcagggattCAGGGTCCGTTCTTGGTGGATCGGAGGAGGAGCACCAAAGGCAGGGTTTGTTATggagagaaacaaaaacttactTTAGTTCTGACAAATTTAACTTTGAAACACCTTTGCCTTAGGATCAGTCTTCCTGGCATGGATTCCCATGTGACATCAAGTTTTGCTAGCATCCCTGGAGTGCACCCTGGGGAGAGCCCCTGGTGACTTTGACTTGGGAGGGTCTCTTTGAGGTTGCGTtctcaaaagaacagaaaactgcTTTCGTGGGAAGAATGGTGTCACCGGTGGCATCCCGATCCACCTCCCATTGTTTTGCTTTTGGTTTGACGTGCTGGTTGATGTTTCTCATGTTCACTGTGGCAGTTTTCCAAATTAGTGTCACCGTGATTGCCTGACAAGAAACCAATTTCCTGTTTGTTTACCAAAACTAGCAATTTCCTGTAGACAGACTGCCTAGGGAGGAAGGAAATGTGTCTTAGCGATTCTTGACTTACAAGTTTGGTTTTGGTGTGCTTCACTGATCTTGTCATTATTCAGTGGCTTTGTCATCATCAATTTCACGCGTTGGGTGCAATGATACAAACTTGGTTCCGTTGATTCCTGGCGACATACGGGTGATACTGGCTTAGGATAAGCAGGAAAAGATCAGTGTTGGAGTCACACATACACTTACtaggagtttgaacaaactccagcagatagtgaaggacagggaagcctggcgtgatacagtacatggggttgcaaagagtcagacatggccgaGCAGCCGAACGACAAAGGAGTGAGACCTGGTTAAGACAGTGTTAACTATGTCAATGGAGTTTCCTCATTTATACAGTGGGGATAATCTCTATTTCACTGTTCCTTGAATTATATAAATTATCTAtgtaatatatagttatatattacatataaatgtaATAACATAATGTATAATGTAATATGTACAACATAATATGCAAATACAcacaaataatgtaaaatatctcaccATAGGAGGCTCTTTCCAAGTATTAgcatccttcccttcccctttttGTTTAAAATCTGAATTAAGTCATCTTCTTGACATCTTCCTGTACCTGGTTATCTCTCTATTTCACTCTGTATCTTTCTACCTCTATCTACCTACTTACCTACCTACCAATCATCTATATGTTTTTTTCCAAGTCTGAAGGATTTGACTGTTATAAAAGAAGATAGGAAAAGAGTTAATTAttaggcaggcaggcagcagttGGTTTTACTTTGGTCATTAAATATTATAGGCCAACCAGAGCaccatttgaaaaaatatacctTTGCTCTGTCACTGTGTTTAAACTGTACTAAAGCCAGTCTAAGCCCAAGCACACACATTAAAAATCTCAGATCACCTTTATTTGACTGTTTCACAAACAAGTTAAAATTTCATGGCAACTACACAGTAAATCAAACGTTAATTTATAGCCCAGAGACTATAAGCAAGTCAGCAACTAGGGCCCAAAGGTACAGTATCTTCAGTTgaatgaaaaaagttttaaataataaacttttatctcttttaaatgtctatgaaaaaattcatttaaaatttctgaaaaattttatCTTGggggaaataaataatatttaacacCAGGACAGGATTGACACGAGTGCATGACAATGCAAAAATTTTTCACATAGCCTTCATTTTAGACCCTTTAATAATCTGAATGCATGTATATTATAAAGAATGACttaattttataaaggaaaagctttaaaaagtagCAGAAAATGGAGAATTCAGCATATATTTATAGGACTTCTATGAACCACTTTCTCAAAGACTTCAGAGCTTTGTAGTGAAAATTACTATGGTTTTACTACACCAGTTGCTTCTTACTGCATCCCTGCCGCCCAGCAGGCACTTGGgactggctcagagggtaaagaatctgcctgccaatgcaggagacctggattcgatctctgcTTTGGGAAGATACTGTGGAGAGGGGAAcggcaaccattccagtattcttgcctggagaattccatggacagaggagcctgttgtgtcagagtcagacacaactgagcgacttgggaccaaacaaaatttcaaaagctTACGAAGTTCAGCAACCCTCCAATGATTACTGTTCTGGTAGTGATGCAGTATGCATGGTAGGAAGAAGCTTTTTTGCCTCTCCAATTGGATGACTATCTAAATGATTTGTTTAAATCATAGACTTATTCTTAATTTATAGAATTAAAGTTCCTATCTGAAACCCTTATTCacacatccagtcccatcaattttTCCTGTCTCTACAGATTTTGTATATGCttttacattgttgttgtttagccactcagtcgtgttcaactcttttgcgaccccatggactgtagcccgccaggctcccctgttcatgggatttcccaggcaagaatactggaatgggtcaccattccctcctccagaggatcttcctgatctaggggtagaacctacgtctcttgcgttggcaggcggattctttactattgagccaaacacagtcaaaaatagagaaatttttCAGCAGTGGGCTAATCCAGTAGCAAAAGGAAATAAGATAAGGGTAATGCATTTTACATAGCAAAGGAATTATTGATTGCTGTAGACCAACAATTATGAAAGCCCATTATCATAGGATTACAAGAAGTCCCAAATCTTCCGAGTCTCAACATCCAAATAAGATGGGTTGCATCATCTTTATGAAAAGTGCAGCTACATCACCAtcgtcaccatcatcatcattgtcactatcaccaccatcattattaCTATTGTTTCTATTATTTAGTAGTTAAATAGAAAAGGtagtttcttctttctcaacGCTCATTCTCTTGTGACTTTTCTCTCCCTGGTGTGATTTAAGTCCTGCTTAAGTCAACTACACGTGGCTAGATTAGTGCGCTCTACTTAGAAAATCAGAAAATGCTTGGACACCCTTTAGAATTTGTCTATAGCCAAGTACAGTGCAAGCTCTTAAAGATCCCACACAACACCCCCCGCTCAGCTCTCCACCCCACTCAGTCAGTTTGGTAGTGAGTTGGTTTGGTACTTGGGAGGACAGGAGTTAAATTTTGGATCACCAACATCTCTGATTTCACACCTACCATGAAATGTAGCTGGGTTTATTTTGTTATGATGTTCAGATTGGCAGGTGCTGGCAGAGAGCCAGGGCAGGTACATCTACCTGAACGATGTCCGTTGGGAGAGAACTGGCAGTATCAAAGGTAACTTGTattgaaattagaaaatgtttgcaCGTTCTTGTTAGAACAAACCATCTGAAACAATtaatcatgtgtaaaatggggagaaaatgtaatttttaattaactgaGATGTTAATAGGTTAATACActaattaaaaaatggagaaggTGTGACTTCATTCAGTGAAAATAAAACCCTCACAGTCTTGTGCTTGGTAATGGGAAAGCAATTTCTGGCTCTcacttgactttttcttttccagtaacctagactgaaataaaatacattcataaTTATGAAATAACATTTTGATTCTGCCTTTGCTTTCCAGTGAGACTGTATTCTAGCAATTTAAATACACCCTATGATTCAGGAAATGGTACCATTTTGGCACCTAAGAATTggtctgttttgttgtttttgaacgGATTCAAAAGAGCAACATGACAAATATCTCTGTCTTGCTGAGCATCGTGGGGACAGGGAATATACTTAGATAGGGGAAATTAAGGCGTATCCTGCTTGTTCACGGAGGAAGCCCTCTACTCTGATTTCTCAGTGTTCTAAGCTAAGTTGAGCTACCGGCGTGATTTGTAAAGTGCCGGAGAGCCTGTGGGCTTGAGAGGCAAGGGCAGATCTTACACTTGAGTGGACGGTCACTCGACGTCTGTCTTCCTCCCCAGGGAGGGCTCAGGATGGGGCGAGCTTCCTGATGCCTAGCTAGCGAGTCTGTGAGCCAGGCTGCTGACCGCCTGGCCTCTGAGGATGCTGCTGGATGTGCTCCGCGGTGAGCCCTCCCCTCTGCCTTGCAGGAAGAGGGGAGCGGGGTCCACCGGGGAGACACGAGGCTGCGTCCTGTGAAGCCAGAAGAGGAAACCTGGTAAAGTGCGACTGCAGGCTTGGAGTCAGCCTCAGGCTGCCCCTGAGGCTTCTCTGTGCCCTCGTCGGGGGCTGCTGGCTTTCCCACTCACCCGTTTGATGTCGGGGGACCCAAACGGCCAGCCAGAAGTGTGAACTCACACTGGTCAAGACCCAGCGTCCATGACATTAGACACCAACATAGAAATCAGAGAAGAGCTACCGTCCAGCAGTTTTAACCACCAAACccatttattttaatggaaaaaaaaatctctgcattCTATATGCTTCAAAAAGGTTTActatagaaacaaacacaatctGTGGAACTCTATCTGCATAATTTCACTACAGTAAAGACAACATATGACTTCTAGTTCCTATGAAGGCAAAATGAAAAGCACAGGTGCAAACAGATTGCATAAGAAAGCGTGTGCGTACCCGCGTGTGCGCGCGAGTGTGGTTAAAACCTCTAGTGAGCAACTGCATTAAAATATGCTAAGACACTTACCTGACCCTAGCTCGTGTCGAGCGCTAAGAAAAAGCCACAGGCTGTCACTACTTTATCTGCTAGAAAAATTTGGTGTGAGCTTTGATGGTTCAGTTACAGCATATGGACAAGAAGATAACCTTGGTACAAGCACTAACCTCCGTCTTATGTTCGCATGCTCACAGAATAAAAATCAATTACTTCTCAATACATAAtgaacatcttttattttcaggttTGCAAACGACGGCCGTCGATTCACACAAAAGGGTACTTTTAAAACTACCTGTATTTACTCtattgtatgcatgtgtataggAAACGAACAGTGTGTATGCGCATAAATGTGTCTGTACATGTGGGccgatatatgtatacacatggtACCTGATGGGCTCTTCGGACGCCTGTGTGACCTCCATGATGACACTGGCTGTTGTACATATGCCAAGGAGGGCAAGGTTCTCTATCCTGGGCCGGGTCCCCAGAAAACCCACTGGGACTGTGGTTTCCGGACACTTACAAATGCAGAGAGATAGACGCTGTGCATTTGATGGTGAAATGTCCAGCTCTGCTCCTCACCACCTTCACCCAGGATGATCCTCACTTAGGACAGCAGTGAAAACTGTCCCCCTCTGTGGACCTGCCTGGACGGTGGGTCGAGGAGAAGCTCTGTGCTCTGCCCTAGTGCTGAACTGGACGCTGAGGCCCTGGAGGGGTCGGCTGCTTTAGCTTCTACCCCTTCTGTGCTTAACCTCTCAgggaagggtgacaatatatgagGACCAAGCTTCTGTAGAGTCTATCTCTATAAATACTGGGTATATACACAAACAGATACGCATACATATACAAATACTAACCCACAGACCAAACTGGATGTGTGGAGTGCTGACTAGCAACATGGCAAACACATCAGGAAAAGTATTCATTG encodes:
- the HSBP1 gene encoding heat shock factor-binding protein 1, which translates into the protein MAETDPKTVQDLTSVVQTLLQQMQDKFQTMSDQIIGRIDDMSSRIDDLEKNIADLMTQAGVEELDGENKIPATQKS